From Leptolyngbya sp. KIOST-1, one genomic window encodes:
- a CDS encoding tetratricopeptide repeat protein: protein MTTHNRQLSDCLKAGIEQARLGYFEAAIAQFSAALTLDPTCAKAFYNRGCAHRDRGCPAAAIDDFSAALGLDPDFVNAYINRGSVFRLVGQLTAALGDLDRAIELQPASVKAYGNRGRIKLDLEDYGGAIADFSVVLAERPDFAKILLWRGLAHLKQGAHAALAEPRRAAYQCAIADFSRLLQGQPHHAEAYNYRAVAYFQLRNYYQATLDINRALEYQVDYVEAYINRGMLRHELGDLQGAIDDYTTVLELNPDLQDRSYNQTLVGLALDSPDATLSEDTPLNLRFRLADLYDSRGLLRAQVGDMEGAIADYTLALRFNARSGRIWANRGRVFSRQEDYPAAIADFDRALELNSDDALAYCDRGYALYFLDEWEMALEDFDRAIALSPALAEAYIGRGHTSIRLGHGANAAMDDFRKALELSWDSRKSERSRLL, encoded by the coding sequence ATGACCACCCACAACCGTCAACTCAGCGACTGTCTGAAGGCCGGGATTGAGCAGGCCCGGCTGGGATACTTCGAGGCGGCGATCGCCCAGTTTTCTGCGGCTCTGACCCTAGACCCTACCTGCGCCAAAGCTTTCTACAACCGGGGCTGTGCCCACCGCGATCGGGGCTGTCCCGCTGCCGCCATCGACGATTTTTCTGCCGCCCTGGGTCTGGATCCCGACTTTGTTAACGCCTACATCAACCGGGGCAGCGTCTTTCGCCTGGTGGGGCAGCTGACGGCGGCCCTGGGCGATCTGGATCGGGCCATCGAGTTGCAGCCTGCCTCGGTCAAAGCCTACGGCAATCGCGGTCGAATTAAGCTAGACCTGGAGGACTACGGCGGCGCGATCGCGGACTTTTCGGTGGTGCTGGCCGAGCGGCCCGACTTCGCCAAAATTCTGCTGTGGCGCGGGCTGGCTCACCTGAAACAGGGTGCCCACGCGGCTCTGGCCGAACCCCGCCGTGCTGCCTACCAGTGCGCGATCGCCGACTTTAGCCGGCTGCTGCAAGGCCAGCCCCACCACGCCGAGGCCTACAACTACCGGGCGGTGGCCTACTTTCAGCTGCGCAACTATTACCAGGCTACCCTCGACATCAACCGCGCCCTGGAGTACCAGGTTGACTACGTGGAGGCCTACATCAACCGGGGCATGCTGCGCCACGAGCTGGGCGACCTCCAGGGGGCGATCGACGACTACACCACGGTGCTGGAGCTCAACCCCGACCTGCAGGACCGCTCCTACAACCAGACCCTGGTGGGCCTGGCCCTCGATAGCCCGGACGCCACCCTGAGCGAAGACACGCCGCTAAACCTGCGTTTTCGCCTGGCCGACCTGTACGACAGCCGGGGGCTGCTGCGGGCCCAGGTGGGCGACATGGAGGGCGCAATTGCCGACTACACCCTGGCCCTGCGGTTCAATGCCCGCAGCGGCCGCATCTGGGCCAACCGGGGTCGCGTATTTAGCCGCCAGGAGGACTACCCGGCGGCGATCGCCGACTTCGATCGCGCCCTGGAGCTAAACTCTGACGATGCCCTGGCCTACTGCGATCGCGGCTACGCCCTCTACTTCCTCGACGAGTGGGAGATGGCCCTCGAAGACTTTGACCGTGCCATTGCCCTCAGCCCTGCCCTGGCCGAGGCCTACATTGGCCGGGGCCACACCAGCATTCGGCTCGGCCACGGGGCCAATGCCGCCATGGATGACTTTCGCAAAGCCCTGGAGCTGTCCTGGGACAGCCGCAAATCCGAGCGATCGCGCCTGCTTTAA
- a CDS encoding cysteine desulfurase family protein, translating into MVHRPIYLDCHATTPVDPRVLEVMLPFFTEQFGNPASLTHLYGWEAEAAVGRSRQTLAAALNATPEEIIFTSGATEANNLAIKGIAEACFSRGRHIITVQTEHSAVIDPCRYLESLGFEVTYLPVQADGLVSLDALDKAFRDDTVLVSVMAANNEIGVLQPLAEIGARCRDRQVFFHSDAAQAIGKIPLDVQAMQLDLVSLTAHKVYGPKGSGALYVRRRPRVPLAAQLHGGGHERGLRSGTLYTPQIVGFARAVELGLAALETESDRLIALRQRLWQGLQPLGGLHLNGHPTHRLPNNLNVSFEGVDGQALLLGLRGTVALSSGAACSTASTAPSPVLKALGRNDALAYASLRFGLGRFTTAAEIDRVVAAVTETVRALRQPAG; encoded by the coding sequence ATGGTACATCGCCCGATCTATCTAGACTGCCACGCCACCACGCCGGTCGACCCGCGGGTGCTGGAGGTCATGCTGCCGTTTTTCACCGAGCAGTTTGGCAACCCGGCCAGCCTCACCCACCTTTACGGCTGGGAGGCCGAGGCGGCAGTGGGGCGATCGCGCCAAACCCTGGCCGCTGCCCTCAACGCCACGCCCGAGGAAATTATCTTCACCAGCGGGGCCACCGAGGCTAACAACCTGGCGATCAAGGGCATCGCCGAGGCCTGCTTTAGCCGGGGCCGCCACATCATTACGGTGCAGACCGAGCACAGCGCCGTGATCGACCCCTGCCGGTACCTGGAATCGTTGGGCTTTGAGGTCACCTACCTGCCGGTGCAGGCCGATGGTCTGGTCAGCCTCGACGCCCTGGACAAAGCCTTTCGCGACGACACGGTGCTGGTGTCGGTAATGGCCGCCAACAACGAAATTGGCGTGCTGCAACCCTTGGCAGAGATTGGGGCGCGCTGCCGCGATCGCCAGGTTTTCTTCCACAGCGATGCGGCCCAGGCGATCGGCAAAATTCCCCTGGACGTGCAGGCCATGCAGCTGGACCTGGTGTCGCTGACCGCCCACAAGGTCTACGGTCCCAAGGGCAGCGGGGCGCTCTACGTGCGGCGGCGGCCCCGCGTGCCCCTGGCGGCTCAGCTCCACGGCGGCGGTCACGAGCGGGGCCTGCGCTCAGGCACCCTGTATACGCCGCAAATTGTCGGCTTTGCCAGAGCGGTCGAGCTGGGCTTGGCGGCCCTGGAAACCGAGAGCGATCGCCTGATTGCTCTGCGCCAGCGCCTCTGGCAAGGACTACAGCCGCTGGGCGGACTACACCTCAACGGCCACCCCACTCACCGATTGCCCAACAACCTCAACGTCAGTTTTGAAGGGGTGGACGGCCAGGCGCTGCTGCTGGGGCTGCGGGGAACGGTGGCGCTGTCGTCTGGGGCGGCCTGTAGCACCGCCAGCACCGCCCCCTCCCCCGTGCTCAAAGCCCTGGGTCGCAACGATGCCCTGGCCTACGCCTCGCTGCGCTTTGGCCTGGGTCGCTTTACCACCGCCGCCGAGATCGACCGGGTGGTGGCCGCCGTGACCGAAACCGTGCGGGCTCTGCGCCAACCGGCGGGCTAG